In bacterium, a genomic segment contains:
- the umuD gene encoding translesion error-prone DNA polymerase V autoproteolytic subunit: MLAGRPTGFPSPADDFIENRLDINAHLVKRPAATFFVRVQGDSMRGAGIHDGDILVVDRSLEAASGKVVVAVVDGELTVKRLEMKGGAMRLLPENNDYRPTEITDGMELTIWGVVTSVIHAL, from the coding sequence GTGTTGGCCGGCCGGCCGACGGGCTTTCCCTCCCCCGCCGATGACTTCATCGAAAACCGCCTCGATATTAACGCCCACCTCGTAAAACGCCCCGCCGCCACCTTCTTCGTCAGAGTCCAGGGGGACTCGATGCGGGGTGCCGGAATCCACGACGGGGACATCCTCGTGGTGGACCGCTCCCTCGAGGCCGCGAGCGGCAAGGTTGTCGTTGCGGTAGTAGACGGGGAACTCACCGTCAAGCGGCTCGAGATGAAAGGAGGCGCCATGCGCCTTCTTCCCGAGAACAATGATTACCGCCCCACCGAGATCACCGACGGGATGGAACTCACCATCTGGGGGGTGGTGACGAGCGTCATCCACGCCCTCTGA